A stretch of the Massilia varians genome encodes the following:
- a CDS encoding SPOR domain-containing protein: MTAIRPFSPLRQRGSTLTGIIIGLIVGLGIAVAVALVITKGQSPFTDRSNKMGRPADLEPSQASDPNKPLYGNRDAAREANRQIAERANRPEPAPAPAPAPAPAAADADPLGQAIAGMQGGAAPAAPAAAPAAPAPAAAAAPAAGGDGYIYYLQAGAFRDMSDAENTRAKLALLGFEAAITDRSTDSGVLHRVRVGPYAGQEAANKARAKLLDSGIDVAIVRNQR, translated from the coding sequence ATGACCGCCATCCGACCCTTCTCCCCGCTGCGCCAGCGCGGCAGCACCCTGACCGGCATCATCATCGGCCTGATCGTCGGCCTGGGGATCGCGGTGGCGGTCGCGCTCGTGATCACCAAGGGCCAGTCGCCCTTCACCGACCGCTCCAACAAGATGGGCCGCCCGGCCGACCTCGAACCGAGCCAGGCGAGCGATCCGAACAAGCCGCTGTACGGCAACCGCGACGCCGCGCGTGAAGCCAACCGCCAGATCGCCGAACGCGCCAACCGTCCGGAACCTGCGCCGGCGCCCGCACCTGCGCCGGCACCGGCCGCGGCCGACGCCGACCCGCTGGGCCAGGCCATCGCCGGCATGCAGGGCGGCGCGGCGCCGGCCGCGCCTGCCGCCGCCCCGGCCGCCCCGGCCCCGGCAGCCGCGGCGGCGCCCGCCGCAGGCGGCGACGGCTACATCTACTACCTCCAGGCCGGCGCCTTCCGCGACATGTCCGATGCCGAGAACACCCGCGCCAAGCTGGCGCTGCTCGGCTTCGAAGCCGCGATCACCGACCGCAGCACCGACAGCGGCGTGCTGCACCGCGTGCGCGTCGGCCCTTATGCCGGCCAGGAAGCCGCGAACAAGGCGCGCGCCAAGCTGCTCGACAGCGGCATCGACGTCGCCATCGTCCGCAACCAGCGCTAA
- the rsmB gene encoding 16S rRNA (cytosine(967)-C(5))-methyltransferase RsmB — protein sequence MTDKRPTLTLKPTAKPARSASPQGRERPQGAGQAAAKPSYRPSAEREAMREPARAPLREQAHKPAAAQPRLRQSHEVKVAPQRDYRPDLKADSLALALLGAANAIARVRGGAALPQALAGVFTAYEVTPQARGAIQDIAYRSMRQLGRSETLLGLMTTKAPEPPMLGGLLSAALALLDPPPGTPAPYEAFTVVDQAVGAAASHPDFAHAKAMVNAVLRRFLREREALLAQALKHPLARWNYPQWWIDSTRAAYPSEWESILAAGNAHPPLTLRVNRRRTGVEAYLETLAQAGFAAEQVGPTAVRLAQAVNVSQIPGFHDGVVSVQDAGAQLAAPLLDLRDGMRVLDACAAPGGKSGHILETADVELTSVDADPQRLARVGDNLGRLGLTAQLVAAEAQDTGWWDGRQFDRILADVPCTASGIVRRHPDIRWLRRKSDTLQLATLSTKILDNLWQMLLPNGKLLFVTCSLWPQESEAQAAAFAARHGAIRLDAPGQLLPASGAGQDHDGLFYALFQKK from the coding sequence ATGACCGACAAGCGCCCGACGCTCACCCTGAAACCCACAGCCAAGCCGGCACGTTCCGCGTCGCCGCAGGGCAGGGAGCGGCCCCAGGGCGCCGGCCAGGCGGCCGCCAAGCCGTCCTACCGTCCATCGGCCGAGCGTGAAGCCATGCGCGAACCGGCGCGCGCGCCGCTGCGCGAGCAGGCGCACAAGCCGGCGGCAGCGCAGCCGCGCCTGCGCCAGAGCCATGAGGTGAAGGTGGCGCCGCAGCGCGACTACCGTCCCGACCTGAAGGCCGATTCGCTGGCCCTGGCCCTGCTGGGCGCGGCCAATGCGATCGCCCGCGTGCGCGGCGGGGCCGCGCTGCCGCAGGCGCTTGCCGGCGTGTTTACGGCCTACGAGGTGACGCCGCAGGCACGCGGGGCGATCCAGGACATCGCCTACCGCAGCATGCGCCAGCTGGGCCGCAGCGAGACCCTGCTGGGCCTGATGACCACCAAGGCGCCCGAGCCGCCGATGCTGGGCGGCCTGCTATCGGCCGCGCTGGCCCTGCTCGACCCGCCGCCGGGAACCCCGGCGCCCTACGAAGCCTTCACGGTGGTGGACCAGGCCGTGGGCGCCGCCGCCAGCCACCCCGATTTCGCCCATGCCAAGGCCATGGTCAACGCCGTGCTGCGCCGCTTCCTGCGCGAGCGCGAGGCCCTGCTGGCGCAAGCCCTGAAGCATCCGCTGGCGCGCTGGAACTACCCGCAATGGTGGATCGACAGCACCCGCGCCGCCTACCCGTCCGAGTGGGAAAGCATCCTCGCCGCCGGCAACGCGCACCCGCCGCTGACCCTGCGCGTGAACCGCCGCCGCACGGGTGTCGAGGCTTACCTGGAGACGCTGGCGCAGGCCGGCTTCGCGGCCGAGCAGGTGGGGCCCACGGCCGTGCGCCTGGCGCAGGCCGTCAACGTCAGCCAGATTCCCGGCTTCCACGACGGCGTGGTGTCGGTCCAGGACGCCGGCGCCCAGCTGGCCGCGCCGCTGCTCGACCTGCGGGACGGCATGCGCGTGCTGGATGCCTGCGCGGCGCCGGGCGGCAAGAGCGGCCATATCCTCGAGACCGCCGACGTCGAGCTGACCTCGGTCGACGCCGATCCGCAGCGCCTGGCGCGCGTGGGCGACAACCTGGGCCGCCTGGGCCTCACCGCCCAGCTGGTCGCGGCCGAAGCCCAGGACACTGGCTGGTGGGACGGCCGCCAGTTCGACCGCATCCTGGCCGACGTGCCCTGCACGGCGTCCGGCATCGTGCGCCGTCACCCGGACATCCGCTGGCTGCGCCGCAAGTCCGACACGCTCCAACTTGCAACACTTTCCACCAAAATACTCGACAATCTTTGGCAGATGCTCCTGCCCAATGGTAAATTGTTGTTTGTGACATGTTCGCTCTGGCCCCAGGAATCGGAGGCGCAGGCTGCCGCGTTCGCGGCCCGCCACGGCGCCATCCGCCTCGACGCGCCGGGCCAGCTGCTGCCAGCCAGCGGTGCCGGGCAGGATCATGACGGCTTGTTCTATGCGCTATTCCAGAAGAAATAA
- a CDS encoding SDR family oxidoreductase has protein sequence MSLPPGRVFITGASSGIGAALAREYAARGASLGLLARRRPLLEELAASLPHPERHRIYAADVTDRAALAAAAADFIAAMGGADIVIASAGISHGTLTERPADLAVFDAVFATNVNATVATFAPFISPMKTQPGPCRLVGIGSVAGIRGMRGAGAYCASKAAVHSYCESLRLELRATRIKVVTIAPGYIDTPMTRNNRFPMPFLMPAERFAAQAADVIARGSSYRVLPWQMGLAAKLLRLLPNALFDLAFSRAPTKQRIDGQRGEA, from the coding sequence ATGAGCCTGCCGCCGGGCCGGGTGTTCATCACCGGCGCCTCGAGCGGCATCGGCGCGGCGCTGGCGCGTGAATACGCGGCGCGCGGCGCTTCCCTCGGCCTGCTGGCGCGGCGCCGCCCGCTGCTGGAAGAACTCGCCGCCAGCCTTCCCCATCCCGAACGCCACCGCATCTACGCGGCCGACGTCACCGACCGCGCCGCGCTGGCCGCCGCCGCCGCCGACTTCATCGCCGCCATGGGCGGCGCCGACATCGTGATCGCCAGCGCCGGCATCTCGCACGGCACGCTGACCGAGCGCCCGGCCGACCTGGCGGTGTTCGACGCCGTGTTTGCGACCAACGTGAACGCCACCGTCGCCACCTTCGCGCCCTTCATCTCCCCCATGAAGACCCAGCCCGGGCCATGCCGGCTGGTCGGGATCGGCAGCGTGGCGGGCATCCGCGGCATGCGCGGCGCCGGCGCCTACTGCGCCTCCAAGGCGGCGGTGCACAGCTACTGCGAATCGCTGCGCCTGGAACTGCGCGCAACCCGCATCAAGGTGGTGACCATCGCCCCCGGATATATCGATACACCCATGACCCGCAACAACCGATTTCCCATGCCTTTCCTGATGCCCGCCGAACGCTTCGCCGCCCAGGCAGCCGACGTCATCGCACGCGGCTCCAGCTACCGCGTGCTGCCCTGGCAGATGGGCCTCGCGGCCAAGCTGCTGCGCCTGCTGCCGAATGCCCTGTTCGATCTTGCGTTCTCGCGCGCCCCGACCAAACAGAGGATCGATGGACAGCGGGGGGAAGCATGA
- a CDS encoding biotin--[acetyl-CoA-carboxylase] ligase, translating to MNAANIFALSRAGVAVEVVPETGSTNADLLARAARLTEPMLLVAEHQSAGRGRAGRSWLSSSENSLTFSLAWKFEGGLQTLSGLPLAVGVALGDALGRLGVQIQLKWPNDVLKDGDKLAGILIETQSASRDSGGGTWAVIGIGLNLVMPDEVEALLGRSAAGAPWLARMDRDVLMAALLDALAEALRLFASRGFAAFSARWNLRHAWQGRPVVILDNGKVLQEGLAAGVDDAGRLLLDTAQGRTSVLAGDVSLRLSE from the coding sequence ATGAACGCCGCCAACATCTTCGCCTTGTCCCGCGCCGGCGTCGCAGTGGAAGTCGTGCCGGAGACCGGCTCGACCAACGCCGACCTGCTGGCGCGCGCCGCCCGGCTCACCGAGCCGATGCTGCTGGTCGCCGAGCACCAGAGCGCCGGCCGCGGACGCGCCGGCCGCAGCTGGCTCTCGTCAAGCGAGAATTCGCTGACCTTTTCGCTGGCCTGGAAGTTCGAGGGCGGCCTGCAGACGCTCTCCGGCCTGCCGCTGGCGGTCGGGGTGGCGCTGGGCGACGCGCTGGGCCGGCTCGGCGTGCAGATCCAGCTCAAGTGGCCGAACGACGTGCTCAAGGACGGCGACAAGCTGGCCGGCATCCTGATCGAGACCCAGTCGGCGTCACGTGACAGCGGCGGCGGCACCTGGGCGGTGATCGGCATCGGCCTGAACCTCGTCATGCCCGACGAAGTCGAAGCCCTGCTCGGCCGCAGCGCCGCCGGAGCGCCCTGGCTGGCGCGCATGGACCGCGACGTCTTGATGGCCGCCCTGCTCGACGCGCTGGCCGAGGCGCTGCGCCTGTTCGCCAGCCGGGGCTTCGCCGCCTTCAGCGCGCGCTGGAACCTGCGCCATGCCTGGCAGGGCCGCCCCGTCGTCATCCTCGACAACGGCAAGGTGCTGCAAGAAGGCCTGGCAGCCGGCGTCGACGATGCCGGCCGCCTGCTGCTGGACACCGCCCAGGGACGCACCAGCGTGCTGGCAGGCGACGTGTCGCTGCGGCTCAGCGAGTGA
- a CDS encoding DUF4390 domain-containing protein yields the protein MTLRFLCLLACQLLLVFACSQARAAEVIDITKVEIQASEDGYRLNTAFAFDLNHELQDAVQHGIKLHFTTEIEMTRPRWWWRDEKAVFSKRTIGISYDMLTRQYIVTTGGSVPQPFNTLDDALSLIRRPARWLIAPKDALKKGEVYNVSVRMFMDRDFLSKPLQVNAINDSSWRLSSNKKTFTYRAE from the coding sequence GTGACCTTACGTTTTCTTTGCCTCCTCGCTTGCCAGCTGCTGCTGGTCTTCGCGTGTTCGCAGGCACGGGCGGCCGAGGTCATCGACATCACCAAGGTCGAAATCCAGGCCAGCGAGGACGGCTACCGCCTCAACACCGCGTTTGCCTTCGACCTGAACCACGAGCTGCAGGACGCGGTCCAGCACGGCATCAAGCTGCACTTCACCACCGAGATCGAGATGACGCGCCCGCGCTGGTGGTGGCGCGACGAGAAGGCGGTGTTCTCCAAGCGCACCATCGGCATCTCCTACGACATGCTGACGCGCCAGTACATCGTCACCACCGGCGGCAGCGTGCCGCAGCCCTTCAACACCCTCGACGACGCCCTGTCGCTGATCCGGCGCCCGGCGCGCTGGCTGATCGCACCGAAAGACGCCCTCAAGAAGGGCGAGGTCTACAACGTCTCGGTGCGCATGTTCATGGACCGCGACTTCCTGTCCAAGCCGCTGCAGGTCAATGCCATCAATGATTCGAGCTGGCGCCTGAGCAGCAACAAGAAGACCTTCACCTACCGTGCCGAATGA
- a CDS encoding thiol:disulfide interchange protein DsbA/DsbL, whose translation MNPLRRLICCAALLAAPGFAAASAASPKEGAEYQLLPEAQPTDSGRRIEVIEFFAYYCPHCYAFEPYLADWVKKQGDNIVFRRVHVPRGAQVAAQQRLFFTLESLGLLEQFHGKVFNAYHVERVGFTQDEQVFDWASRAGIDRAKFIDTYRSFGVQAKLRRAQAMMEAYRITHWPMIAVDGRFLTSPGMVGESASLGGNDALQGTLQVMDTLVARARADKK comes from the coding sequence ATGAATCCGCTTCGCCGCCTGATCTGCTGTGCCGCCCTGCTCGCCGCTCCCGGCTTTGCCGCCGCCTCCGCTGCATCGCCGAAGGAAGGCGCCGAGTACCAGCTCCTGCCGGAAGCCCAGCCGACCGACAGCGGGCGCAGGATCGAGGTGATCGAGTTCTTCGCCTATTACTGCCCGCACTGCTACGCGTTCGAGCCCTACCTGGCCGACTGGGTCAAGAAGCAGGGCGACAACATCGTGTTCCGGCGCGTGCACGTGCCGCGCGGCGCGCAGGTGGCGGCGCAGCAGCGCCTGTTCTTCACGCTCGAATCGCTCGGCCTGCTCGAGCAGTTCCACGGCAAGGTCTTCAACGCCTACCACGTCGAGCGCGTCGGCTTCACCCAGGACGAGCAGGTGTTCGACTGGGCCAGCCGCGCCGGCATCGACCGCGCCAAGTTCATCGATACCTACCGCTCCTTCGGCGTGCAGGCCAAGCTGCGCCGCGCGCAGGCGATGATGGAAGCCTACCGGATCACCCACTGGCCGATGATCGCGGTCGACGGACGCTTCCTGACCTCGCCCGGCATGGTCGGCGAATCCGCCAGCCTCGGCGGCAACGACGCGCTGCAGGGCACCCTGCAGGTGATGGACACGCTGGTCGCGCGCGCCCGAGCGGACAAGAAATGA
- a CDS encoding type III pantothenate kinase, giving the protein MNLLLIDAGNTRIKWAVAAPGAALGAWTLFDAVSHAGLDVAADAWRRAGVARAIVSNVAGAAVRERIAQALPRGIAVEWFASSAERAGLRNGYRNPVQLGCDRFAAAIGARALAPGQDLIAATCGTATTIDAVTRDGRFVGGMILPGLALMAGSLARNTAQLPQVTPGSAPPPLFGDNTDDAIVSGVLSAQAGAIERACAAHAATACIVSGGAAPYIAPVLKFPCRLVDNIVLVGLHAAAA; this is encoded by the coding sequence ATGAACCTGCTGCTGATCGACGCCGGCAATACCCGCATCAAGTGGGCGGTCGCGGCGCCCGGCGCGGCGCTGGGCGCCTGGACGCTGTTCGACGCGGTCTCGCACGCCGGGCTGGACGTCGCCGCCGACGCGTGGCGCCGGGCCGGCGTGGCGCGCGCCATCGTCTCGAACGTGGCCGGCGCCGCCGTGCGCGAACGCATCGCGCAGGCGCTGCCAAGGGGAATCGCGGTCGAGTGGTTCGCCTCCAGCGCCGAGCGCGCCGGCCTGCGCAACGGCTACCGCAATCCGGTCCAGCTGGGCTGCGACCGCTTCGCCGCCGCCATCGGCGCGCGCGCGCTGGCGCCCGGGCAGGACCTGATCGCGGCCACCTGCGGCACCGCCACCACGATCGACGCCGTGACCAGGGACGGCCGCTTCGTCGGCGGCATGATCCTGCCGGGCCTGGCCCTGATGGCCGGCTCGCTGGCGCGCAATACGGCCCAGTTGCCCCAGGTGACGCCGGGCTCGGCGCCGCCGCCGCTCTTCGGCGATAACACCGACGACGCCATCGTCTCCGGCGTCCTGTCGGCCCAGGCCGGCGCCATCGAGCGCGCCTGCGCGGCGCATGCCGCCACCGCATGCATCGTGTCCGGCGGCGCGGCGCCGTATATCGCGCCGGTCCTCAAGTTCCCCTGCCGGCTGGTCGATAACATCGTGCTGGTCGGCCTGCATGCGGCAGCCGCCTGA
- a CDS encoding SPOR domain-containing protein yields the protein MLKFVFWALLALNALLLAYGQGYLGKFDDGEREPQRLKNQLASERMVMLSALEARAAAETAAAPETPEAPPAEPVPAAAPQVETVACTQVGAFAAADARRFETRIARLDLGARAARTGVPFQEITSHLVYLPPNGGKEGAERRVAELKEKGVQNFFVMQGDSPLRWAVSLGVFKTESAAQGLVAALGKQGVRGVRVLPRGPQGTRAAWQFRDLTPDERARVADIADDFAGVQLRPCR from the coding sequence TTGTTGAAATTCGTATTCTGGGCCCTGCTGGCACTGAACGCCCTGCTGCTGGCCTATGGCCAGGGCTACCTCGGCAAGTTTGACGACGGCGAGCGCGAGCCGCAGCGCCTGAAGAACCAGCTGGCCAGCGAGCGCATGGTGATGCTCAGCGCACTTGAAGCACGCGCGGCCGCCGAGACCGCGGCGGCGCCGGAAACGCCGGAAGCGCCGCCCGCCGAACCCGTCCCGGCGGCCGCGCCGCAGGTAGAGACGGTCGCCTGCACCCAGGTTGGCGCCTTCGCGGCCGCCGACGCGCGCCGCTTCGAAACCCGCATCGCCCGTCTCGACCTGGGCGCACGGGCCGCACGCACGGGCGTGCCTTTCCAGGAAATCACCAGCCACCTGGTCTACCTGCCGCCGAACGGCGGCAAGGAAGGCGCCGAGCGCCGCGTGGCCGAGCTGAAGGAAAAAGGCGTGCAAAACTTCTTCGTGATGCAGGGCGACTCGCCGCTCAGGTGGGCAGTCTCGCTGGGCGTGTTCAAGACCGAGTCCGCGGCGCAGGGCCTGGTGGCGGCGCTCGGCAAACAGGGCGTGCGCGGGGTGCGGGTGCTGCCGCGCGGGCCGCAGGGCACCCGCGCGGCCTGGCAGTTCCGCGACCTGACGCCGGACGAGCGCGCCCGCGTGGCGGACATTGCCGACGATTTCGCCGGGGTGCAGCTGCGTCCCTGCCGCTGA
- the argS gene encoding arginine--tRNA ligase translates to MLAQQKQQIVALFQAALAPIVAGTDLTPNVVLERPRDPSHGDIACNIAMQLAKPLKTNPRELATRLVAALLAEPAAGLVESAEVAGPGFINLRVAAGAKQSVVRTVLEQGAAFGRGSSGQGHHAIIEFVSANPTGPLHVGHGRQAALGDALSSLFEAQGHDVTREFYYNDAGVQIATLATSVQARARGFKPGDAEWPESAYNGDYIADIASDFLAKKTVSASDGEPATASGDVNDIESIRRFAVTYLRNEQDQDLQAFGVKFDNYYLESSLYADGKVEAAVQALVDAGKTYEQEGALWLKTTDYGDDKDRVMRKSDGTYTYFVPDVAYHIQKFRRGFDQAINVQGSDHHGTIARVRAGLQAVNIGIPQGYPDYVLHKMVTVMKNGEEVKISKRAGSYVTVRDLIEWSGNGDVTRGRDAVRFFLISRKADTEFVFDVDVALKTSDENPVYYVQYAHARICSALANWGGIESQLASADLSLLTEPHEASLLAKLSAYPEMLERAKLELSPHHVAFYLRELAGELHSYYFAHKWLLEDNEPLKLARLALALATRQVLRNGLALIGVSAPTKMERAPTEPQE, encoded by the coding sequence ATGCTCGCCCAACAAAAACAACAGATCGTTGCCCTGTTCCAGGCCGCCCTCGCGCCGATCGTCGCCGGCACCGACCTTACCCCCAACGTCGTCCTGGAGCGTCCGCGCGATCCGAGCCACGGCGACATCGCCTGCAACATCGCGATGCAGCTGGCCAAGCCGCTCAAGACCAATCCGCGTGAACTGGCCACCCGCCTGGTTGCCGCCCTGCTCGCCGAACCCGCCGCCGGCCTGGTCGAATCGGCCGAGGTGGCCGGTCCCGGCTTCATCAACCTGCGCGTGGCCGCCGGCGCCAAGCAGTCGGTCGTGCGCACCGTGCTCGAACAGGGCGCGGCCTTCGGCCGCGGCAGCTCCGGCCAGGGCCACCACGCCATCATCGAATTCGTCTCGGCCAACCCGACCGGCCCGCTGCACGTGGGCCATGGCCGCCAGGCCGCGCTGGGCGACGCCCTGTCCTCGCTGTTCGAAGCGCAGGGCCATGACGTGACCCGCGAGTTCTACTACAACGACGCCGGCGTGCAGATCGCCACCCTGGCCACCTCGGTGCAGGCGCGCGCGCGCGGCTTCAAGCCGGGCGACGCCGAGTGGCCGGAGTCGGCCTACAACGGCGACTACATCGCCGACATCGCCAGCGACTTCCTGGCCAAGAAGACCGTCTCGGCCAGCGACGGCGAACCGGCCACCGCCTCGGGTGACGTGAACGACATCGAGTCGATCCGCCGCTTCGCCGTGACCTACCTGCGCAACGAGCAGGACCAGGACCTGCAGGCCTTCGGCGTCAAGTTCGACAACTACTACCTCGAATCCTCGCTGTACGCGGACGGCAAGGTGGAAGCGGCCGTGCAGGCCCTGGTCGACGCCGGCAAGACCTACGAACAGGAAGGCGCGCTGTGGCTCAAGACCACCGACTACGGCGACGACAAGGACCGCGTGATGCGCAAGTCCGACGGCACCTATACCTACTTCGTGCCGGACGTGGCCTACCACATCCAGAAATTCCGCCGCGGCTTCGACCAGGCCATCAACGTCCAGGGCAGCGACCACCACGGCACCATCGCGCGCGTGCGCGCGGGCCTGCAGGCGGTGAACATCGGCATCCCGCAGGGCTATCCCGACTACGTGCTGCACAAGATGGTCACCGTCATGAAGAACGGCGAAGAGGTCAAGATCTCCAAGCGCGCCGGCTCCTACGTCACGGTGCGCGACCTGATCGAATGGTCGGGCAACGGCGACGTGACGCGCGGGCGCGACGCGGTGCGCTTCTTCCTCATCTCGCGCAAGGCCGACACCGAATTCGTGTTCGACGTCGACGTCGCGCTCAAGACCTCGGATGAGAACCCGGTGTACTACGTGCAGTACGCCCACGCCCGCATCTGCTCGGCGCTCGCCAACTGGGGCGGTATTGAGTCGCAGCTGGCAAGTGCCGACCTGTCGCTGCTGACCGAGCCGCACGAAGCCAGCCTGCTGGCCAAGCTGTCGGCCTACCCGGAAATGCTGGAGCGCGCGAAACTCGAGCTGAGCCCGCACCACGTCGCCTTCTACCTGCGCGAACTGGCCGGCGAGCTGCACAGCTATTACTTCGCCCACAAGTGGCTGTTAGAAGACAACGAGCCCCTGAAGCTGGCGCGCCTGGCCCTGGCCCTGGCCACCCGCCAGGTGCTGCGCAACGGCCTGGCCCTGATCGGCGTGTCCGCGCCGACGAAGATGGAACGCGCCCCTACCGAACCACAAGAGTAA
- a CDS encoding sensor histidine kinase, with protein sequence MIPIRGKSFNRALRYALVVGGAIASILLFMLASASENSGFFDQYYVWLLGVNAGMAGLLLILVIVALARLYSRYKAGKFGSRLVARLVLLFAGIGILPGLVIFMVSVQFVSHSIDSWFDVKIEAAIESGLNLGRAALDEAVAELGATGQTAAATLAGQDAVMVQGVLSGLVNDISGMQSAMLLTADGTVLASSAQDRNLNLELDRPTPDMLKSAALPGGYARPEGTIDRETPEQAGGADASENGLDAATGLRLRVVLAVPEATGMEPRYLQLLQSVPVNLASNAVVLRSASEEYRSRDQARRGLRKMYIETLTLTLLLAIFGAIGSAFLIAGNLAQPLLVLAEGTQAVAEGDLSPRPTVETNDELGTLTRSFNAMTGQLFEARSAVERNRMALQNAKAHLESVLANMSAGVIVLDAEGRVVNSNDAAYRILQVEPGALSGPLASIPGLETFYNCITRAISAQSAQSAASTDRRRRAHWQQQIEIPRRGSSDEQEHDITLLARGSRLPVGTGSGFIVVFDDISDVIAGQRSVAWGEVARRLAHEIKNPLTPIQLSAERLQMKLESSLPPHEAELLKKSTSTIVNQVDAMKRMVDDFRDYARTPPAVLEPLDLNGLIDEILQLYLSEDGSDIIHAALAPDLPKVMGDPTQLRQVIHNLVQNAQDALVDRGPDVPAPRVDVTTEAIHYEGADGAAGTAVRLAITDNGPGFSPRILARAFEPYVTSKARGTGLGLPMVKKIIDEHGGRIDIGNRPDGCGASVFILLLKLAPEANLAEI encoded by the coding sequence ATGATTCCAATACGCGGTAAATCGTTCAACCGGGCGCTGCGCTACGCGCTGGTGGTGGGCGGCGCCATCGCGTCGATCCTGTTGTTCATGCTGGCCTCGGCCTCCGAGAATTCCGGCTTCTTCGACCAGTATTACGTCTGGCTGCTGGGCGTGAACGCCGGCATGGCCGGGCTGCTCCTGATCCTCGTGATCGTCGCGCTGGCGCGCCTGTATTCGCGCTACAAGGCCGGCAAGTTCGGCTCGCGCCTGGTGGCCAGGCTGGTGCTGCTGTTCGCCGGCATCGGCATCCTGCCGGGGCTGGTGATCTTCATGGTGTCGGTACAGTTCGTCTCGCATTCGATCGACAGCTGGTTCGACGTCAAGATCGAGGCCGCGATCGAGTCCGGCCTGAACCTCGGGCGCGCCGCCCTCGATGAAGCCGTGGCCGAACTGGGCGCCACCGGCCAGACCGCGGCCGCCACCCTGGCGGGCCAGGACGCGGTGATGGTGCAGGGCGTCCTGTCCGGCCTGGTGAACGATATCAGCGGGATGCAGAGCGCCATGCTGCTCACCGCCGACGGCACCGTGCTGGCATCGAGCGCGCAGGACCGCAACCTGAATCTCGAGCTGGACCGCCCGACGCCCGACATGCTCAAGTCGGCCGCGCTGCCCGGCGGCTATGCGCGCCCGGAAGGCACGATCGACCGCGAAACGCCGGAGCAGGCGGGCGGCGCGGACGCCAGCGAAAACGGGCTGGACGCGGCCACCGGCCTGCGCCTGCGCGTGGTGCTGGCGGTGCCCGAGGCGACCGGCATGGAGCCGCGCTACCTGCAGCTGCTGCAGTCGGTGCCGGTCAACCTGGCGTCCAACGCGGTGGTGCTGCGCAGCGCTTCCGAGGAATACCGCTCGCGCGACCAGGCCCGGCGCGGCCTGCGCAAGATGTACATCGAGACCCTGACCTTGACCCTGCTGCTGGCGATCTTCGGGGCGATCGGCAGCGCCTTCCTGATCGCCGGCAACCTGGCGCAGCCGCTGCTGGTGCTGGCCGAAGGCACGCAGGCGGTGGCCGAGGGCGACCTGTCGCCGCGCCCGACCGTCGAGACCAACGACGAACTGGGCACCCTGACGCGCTCCTTCAACGCCATGACCGGGCAGCTGTTCGAGGCGCGCAGCGCGGTCGAGCGCAACCGCATGGCGCTGCAGAACGCCAAGGCCCACCTGGAATCGGTGCTGGCCAACATGTCGGCGGGCGTGATCGTGCTCGATGCCGAAGGGCGGGTGGTGAACTCGAACGACGCCGCCTACCGCATCCTGCAGGTCGAGCCGGGCGCGCTGAGCGGCCCGCTGGCCAGCATCCCGGGTCTGGAGACCTTCTACAACTGCATCACGCGCGCGATCTCGGCGCAGAGCGCGCAGAGCGCGGCCAGCACCGACCGGCGCCGGCGCGCCCACTGGCAGCAGCAGATCGAGATCCCGCGCCGCGGCAGCAGCGACGAGCAGGAGCACGACATCACGCTGCTGGCGCGCGGCTCGCGCCTGCCGGTGGGCACCGGCAGCGGCTTCATCGTGGTGTTCGATGATATCTCGGACGTGATCGCGGGCCAGCGCTCGGTGGCCTGGGGCGAGGTGGCGCGCCGCCTGGCGCACGAGATCAAGAACCCGCTCACCCCGATCCAGCTGTCGGCCGAGCGCCTGCAGATGAAGCTGGAATCGAGCCTGCCGCCGCACGAGGCCGAACTGCTCAAGAAGAGCACCAGCACCATCGTCAACCAGGTCGACGCCATGAAACGCATGGTCGACGACTTCCGCGACTACGCGCGCACGCCGCCGGCGGTGCTCGAGCCGCTCGACCTGAACGGCCTGATCGACGAGATCCTGCAGCTCTATCTGTCCGAGGACGGCTCCGACATCATCCACGCCGCGCTGGCGCCCGACCTGCCCAAGGTGATGGGCGACCCCACCCAGCTGCGCCAGGTGATCCACAACCTGGTGCAGAACGCCCAGGACGCGCTGGTCGACCGCGGGCCCGATGTCCCGGCGCCGCGCGTGGACGTCACCACCGAGGCCATCCACTACGAAGGCGCGGACGGCGCCGCCGGCACCGCGGTGCGCCTGGCGATCACGGACAACGGCCCCGGCTTCTCGCCGCGCATCCTGGCGCGCGCCTTCGAGCCTTACGTCACCTCGAAGGCACGCGGCACCGGACTGGGCCTGCCGATGGTCAAGAAGATCATCGACGAGCACGGCGGCAGGATCGATATCGGCAACCGTCCGGACGGATGTGGCGCATCGGTATTCATTTTGCTGTTAAAGTTAGCTCCCGAGGCGAACTTGGCCGAAATATAA